A DNA window from Myxocyprinus asiaticus isolate MX2 ecotype Aquarium Trade chromosome 45, UBuf_Myxa_2, whole genome shotgun sequence contains the following coding sequences:
- the LOC127435226 gene encoding cAMP-responsive element-binding protein-like 2 isoform X1 yields the protein MSRGLQMVGGKVKKPGKRGRKPAKIDLKAKLERSRQSARECRARKKLRYQYLEELVSSKERAICALREELDMYKQWCLAMDQGKIPSEIKALLTGDDQKSPQSSSNKTLKNGKYNQNKTS from the exons ATGTCACGTGGTCTGCAGATGGTTGGTGGTAAAGTGAAGAAACCAGGCAAACGTGGCCGTAAACCAGCGAAGATCGATCTGAAGGCGAAGCTCGAGAGGAGTCGGCAGAGCGCCCGCGAGTGTCGCGCCAGAAAGAAGCTGCGGTACCAGTATCTGGAGGAGCTGGTGTCCAGTAAAGAGAGAGCCATCTGTGCCCTCCGAGAGGAACTAGACATG taTAAGCAGTGGTGTTTGGCGATGGATCAGGGGAAAATCCCGTCTGAAATTAAAGCTCTTTTAACCGGAGACGATCAGAAGTCGCCGCAGAGCTCCAGCAACAAAACACTCAAGAATGGCAAGTACA
- the LOC127435226 gene encoding cAMP-responsive element-binding protein-like 2 isoform X2, with product MDDSKMVGGKVKKPGKRGRKPAKIDLKAKLERSRQSARECRARKKLRYQYLEELVSSKERAICALREELDMYKQWCLAMDQGKIPSEIKALLTGDDQKSPQSSSNKTLKNGKYNQNKTS from the exons ATGGATGACAGTAAG ATGGTTGGTGGTAAAGTGAAGAAACCAGGCAAACGTGGCCGTAAACCAGCGAAGATCGATCTGAAGGCGAAGCTCGAGAGGAGTCGGCAGAGCGCCCGCGAGTGTCGCGCCAGAAAGAAGCTGCGGTACCAGTATCTGGAGGAGCTGGTGTCCAGTAAAGAGAGAGCCATCTGTGCCCTCCGAGAGGAACTAGACATG taTAAGCAGTGGTGTTTGGCGATGGATCAGGGGAAAATCCCGTCTGAAATTAAAGCTCTTTTAACCGGAGACGATCAGAAGTCGCCGCAGAGCTCCAGCAACAAAACACTCAAGAATGGCAAGTACA
- the LOC127435226 gene encoding cAMP-responsive element-binding protein-like 2 isoform X3: protein MTMVGGKVKKPGKRGRKPAKIDLKAKLERSRQSARECRARKKLRYQYLEELVSSKERAICALREELDMYKQWCLAMDQGKIPSEIKALLTGDDQKSPQSSSNKTLKNGKYNQNKTS, encoded by the exons ATGACA ATGGTTGGTGGTAAAGTGAAGAAACCAGGCAAACGTGGCCGTAAACCAGCGAAGATCGATCTGAAGGCGAAGCTCGAGAGGAGTCGGCAGAGCGCCCGCGAGTGTCGCGCCAGAAAGAAGCTGCGGTACCAGTATCTGGAGGAGCTGGTGTCCAGTAAAGAGAGAGCCATCTGTGCCCTCCGAGAGGAACTAGACATG taTAAGCAGTGGTGTTTGGCGATGGATCAGGGGAAAATCCCGTCTGAAATTAAAGCTCTTTTAACCGGAGACGATCAGAAGTCGCCGCAGAGCTCCAGCAACAAAACACTCAAGAATGGCAAGTACA